In the Colletotrichum higginsianum IMI 349063 chromosome 7 map unlocalized unitig_7, whole genome shotgun sequence genome, one interval contains:
- a CDS encoding Transient receptor potential ion channel, whose amino-acid sequence MASTETVYITGQDKDGNTKELAVNRRPGLYTGDFGDCLGGQSLFNITKFDAAYYADNMTVQFHLDGTTNIRNESLMMHINVEAYGETRFEMNFNPCMANIASLCPLNASNPITAFAEFRLTPAQIAGIPSIALDIPDFEGSARIQIFANSSQTQIGCFQAVMRNGNSFSHPAAISSILGVFTVAAILASFATAIYGVSIPHMRTHYAHSLSVLVIFETFQTIFFSGALSVNWPSVLPAWWSNFGWAAGMIYSEKMVSSIDGFAGVTGNASQVGGAGSAVISTGGGLIQQIYGRSLDTLSAPSNTMPINTLLQRAVREYNTSNPYEYYWAGHPVSPGMPMPGKWIGFAGDLSALGIPAADAFTLGLIWWLVVIGLAVVSIAVFKITLDILAGVKLLNQDRFLYFRNHLGGYLAAGILRTLLISFFPLMTLALFQFNIRAPAGPTAVAAVVFILLLVGVGGIVAYACFFRLRSGKYKVGPDTIMFEQGKLFGSVPAVATTRASKIGEEETTAKRYGSMPFFKIQFIDDDPNRTSVHQDEAYIKRFGWLSARYRRTRWWFFSCWLSYQFIRACFIGGGARSPLAQVYGLFVFEIIAFIVFVKLTPFEGQRNTSLAIWMLGITKVATAGFSIAFLPDFAIGRILSTVFGIIIIVVQGFLVVAVLILVVLGLISSWMSLYRNRENFPEKLDATRIRYYEHVQTRAIDLPPPPKPAPQEPQEPPQSYFSVNSVRRTRKIEDDDEDEVGDIIRPQNASVIQFAPGTNTRRSRTNSVSSRYSVGSLPRRARPHRTSWSSADFAEWDADQSASSLAHRGSFGHQRNGSWRQVSHSDSKPNLGRSANNSPVPERAASTNELRRLMTPTEEVPEENVMTPGEMVGPGKPSDKANAVAISPINETDEKYHETKGDASPIEEKTHK is encoded by the exons ATGGCATCTACCGAAACTGTCTACATCACTGGACAAGACAAAGACGGCAATACCAAAGAGCTCGCCGTCAACCGAAGGCCAGGCCTCTACACCGGTGATTTTGGCGATTGTCTCGGAGGACAGAGCTTGTTCAACATCACCAAATTCGATGCCGCCTATTACGCCGACAACATGACGGTTCAATTTCACCTGGACGGAACCACCAACATTAGGAACGAGTCTTTGATGA TGCATATCAATGTCGAAGCTT ACGGCGAGACGAGGTTCGAGATGAACTTTAATCCATGCATGGCAAATATTGCTAG TCTGTGCCCTTTGAACGCCAGCAATCCCATCACTGCATTTGCCGAGTTCAGACTTACACCGGCGCAAATTGCCGGCATTCCATCCATTGCTCTCGACATTCCCGATTTCGAAGGTTCCGCCCGGATTCAGATATTCGCAAACTCCAGTCAAACTCAGATCGGCTGTTTCCAAGCCGTCATGCGCAACGGCAATAGCTTTTCCCACCCGGCGGCCATATCATCGATACTAGGTGTCTTCACTGTAGCCGCCATTCTGGCCTCTTTCGCCACTGCGATATACGGCGTCAGCATCCCTCATATGAGAACACACTACGCCCATTCATTGTCAGTCTTGGTCATTTTTGAGACGTTCCAGACCATCTTCTTCTCAGGCGCTCTGTCTGTCAACTGGCCCAGTGTTCTGCCTGCATGGTGGAGCAATTTTGGTTGGGCAGCTGGCATGATATACAGCGAGAAAATGGTGAGCTCGATCGACGGATTCGCTGGCGTCACTGGTAATGCCAGTCAAGTAGGCGGTGCGGGATCTGCCGTTATCAGCACTGGCGGTGGTCTTATACAGCAAATTTACGGCCGCTCACTCGACACTTTGTCCGCTCCCAGCAATACCATGCCCATCAACACTCTCCTCCAGCGAGCAGTTCGGGAATACAACACGAGCAACCCGTACGAATATTACTGGGCAGGTCATCCCGTCTCCCCAGGAATGCCTATGCCTGGCAAATGGATTGGGTTTGCTGGTGACCTGTCCGCCCTGGGTATCCCGGCCGCTGATGCTTTCACTCTGGGTCTCATTTGGTGGTTGGTTGTTATCGGACTGGCTGTCGTCTCCATCGCTGTCTTTAAAATCACCCTGGACATACTGGCTGGGGTGAAGTTGCTGAACCAGGATCGCTTCCTCTACTTTCGCAACCACCTTGGCGGATACCTGGCGGCAGGGATTCTTCGAACCCTTCTCATATCTTTCTTCCCCCTGATGACTCTAGCGTTGTTCCAGTTCAACATCCGCGCGCCAGCAGGCCCGACGGCTGTTGCAGCGGTGGTTTTCATCCTGTTGCTGGTGGGCGTTGGAGGCATTGTAGCATATGCCTGCTTCTTCCGCCTCCGCTCTGGGAAATACAAAGTGGGACCCGATACGATCATGTTCGAGCAGGGCAAGCTTTTCGGTTCCGTTCCAGCGGTTGCCACAACGCGTGCTAGCAAGATTGGAGAGGAGGAAACGACCGCCAAACGCTACGGATCCATGCCGTTTTTCAAGATTCAATTTATCGACGACGATCCCAACCGAACAAGTGTCCACCAAGACGAGGCTTACATCAAGAGGTTTGGCTGGCTCTCGGCTCGGTATCGCCGCACAAGGTGGTGGTTCTTTTCGTGTTGGCTCAGCTACCAGTTCATCCGCGCTTGTTTCATCGGCGGTGGTGCCCGAAGTCCACTCGCTCAAGTATACGGGCTCTTCGTTTTCGAGATCATCGCTTTTATCGTATTCGTCAAATTGACCCCATTCGAGGGTCAAAGAAATACGTCTTTGGCGATCTGGATGCTGGGCATTACCAAGGTTGCTACGGCTGGGTTTTCCATTGCCTTCCTGCCCGATTTCGCCATCGGTCGCATCTTGTCAACGGTCTTTGGTATAATCATCATCGTTGTTCAGGGatttctcgtcgtcgcggttCTGATTCTTGTCGTCCTGGGCCTCATATCGTCGTGGATGTCACTCTACCGGAATCGCGAGAATTTCCCCGAAAAGCTGGACGCCACCCGCATCAGGTACTACGAACACGTCCAAACCAGAGCCATTGACCTTCCCCCGCCGCCAAAGCCTGCGCCGCAGGAGCCGCAGGAACCGCCGCAGTCGTACTTTTCGGTCAACAGCGTCCGCCGGACACGCAAGAttgaggatgacgacgaggacgaagttGGAGACATCATCCGTCCGCAAAATGCCTCGGTGATTCAGTTTGCTCCTGGAACCAACACCCGAAGAAGCCGGACGAATAGTGTCAGTTCGCGTTATTCGGTTGGTAGCTTGCCGCGCCGCGCCAGACCGCACCGAACCTCCTGGAGCTCGGCCGATTTCGCTGAGTGGGATGCCGATCAATCCGCATCGTCGCTCGCGCACCGCGGCAGTTTCGGTCACCAGCGCAACGGCTCGTGGAGGCAGGTTTCGCACTCCGATTCGAAGCCTAATTTGGGTCGCTCTGCCAACAACTCGCCGGTCCCTGAGCGGGCAGCATCGACCAACGAATTGCGCCGCCTCATGACCCCAACAGAGGAGGTTCCAGAGGAGAACGTTATGACGCCTGGTGAAATGGTCGGTCCCGGAAAACCAAGCGACAAGGCCAATGCTGTGGCCATTTCGCCAATCaacgagacggacgagaagTACCACGAAACCAAGGGCGATGCCTCGCCCATCGAAGAGAAGACACATAAATAA
- a CDS encoding 5-methylcytosine g t mismatch-specific dna: MSSKDRDVDLDVDRPPRDKTDKSEKKASRSKSERSSRPDREKGDKEHRSHRVSSRSSRTKMADGSGLGSDLNSHSHRRHRTREERDRDRERDRGHDRSVSMTDLVPEMSRTSLTGPASTDRISMPYPTFSKAHSKEAVRGSREDVSESAVGPTRRNDPFTPEATDLGGSELKRSMSVEHSDKQRKVSSKKESRPPSPPETDLSGKRRSGTPEESSKRMREERSSSRLSGDSSKRDREDRPSSRLSGISRSGSKADDKSRLSFKSKTSSQATYVKSPAFPPGVQESLNIKPSASRSSSKRSSSSKKSRRREYYDGDSSPESLQDSSPRTPTQAPPFPPPFAVHDKPPGPPQVYPENDITPSATPMTDMGPPTDPPPPPPPPPPPVDVQEAPRVDYLLQNGGLIQPIPKTFLSVLPRQNGARPSNPPLVGPQTLFAPFFNLLDQYNSVLNRNGSVAVATGHRSVARRLLDRLENVFSRELPEHGCTCVVCERGPDIQHRGLGWGEVLEWVSGRIDLPQWPPFDLASLGSKAAEVSAELPPRPDSPVKIDPDIAEEFREHYLRQSKKVRGAVDKWLNTCGETTAPPPQDVDDETLTFAILTNLDPEDQPYFNAILVGSNHPKPATRAPTPLHRARPDLLVRAGLALQRLYRLTQVPRDAEVAMYLVKNPHTHDLLVTMSDINTQEWEILTSGRFDGFLWSGADGDDGSTPTAESRGATPASNYVPSRPSTMSPGVRGTPGFPGSRNTTPFSAYSRGATPASFVSNASSAAANRQAVSRDEEMEMAVLAEVEREIYQGMEALEDAFEALHLKAEVVRTGLRNRGAGLMHSLQSRRRIDVLPIPGSGNSQSSGYERPSWAQGDYDANSDSEWGGDDFELAPDDSASNISSSRHRRPKRRTERRTPAPIEEDEEEN, encoded by the coding sequence ATGTCTTCTAAAGACCGtgacgtcgacctcgacgttgATCGGCCCCCGCGCGACAAGACCGACAAgtcggagaagaaggcctcGAGAAGCAAGTCGGAGCGCAGTAGCAGACCCGACAGAGAAAAGGGCGACAAAGAGCACCGCTCCCACCGCGTGAGCTCGCGCTCCTCTAGAACCAAGATGGCAGACGGCAGCGGCCTCGGAAGTGACCTCAATTCCCACTCTCACCGTCGCCACCGCACCCGCGAAGAACGAGACCGCGATCGAGAGAGGGACCGCGGCCACGACCGCTCCGTCTCCATGACCGACCTTGTCCCCGAAATGTCTCGTACCTCGCTCACCGGCCCGGCCTCGACTGACCGTATCTCGATGCCCTACCCGACCTTCAGCAAGGCGCATAGCAAAGAGGCCGTCCGCGGCAGTCGCGAGGATGTGTCCGAGTCGGCCGTGGGCCCCACGAGGAGGAACGACCCCTTCACGCCCGAGGCAACGGATCTGGGCGGCAGCGAACTCAAGCGATCCATGAGCGTCGAGCATTCCGACAAGCAGCGCAAGGTTTCGTCCAAGAAGGAGTCGAGACCCCCTAGCCCGCCCGAAACCGACTTGTCGGGTAAGAGACGCTCAGGCACCCCTGAGGAGTCATCTAAGAGAATGCGCGAGGAACGCTCAAGCTCGAGGCTCAGCGGAGACTCGTCCAAGAGAGACCGGGAGGATAGGCCAAGCTCGCGCCTTAGCGGCATCTCACGATCGGGCTCCAAAGCAGACGACAAGTCTCGGCTGAGCTTCAAATCCAAGACGAGTAGCCAGGCTACCTACGTCAAGTCGCCGGCGTTCCCCCCTGGCGTGCAGGAGAGTTTAAATATCAAGCCGAGCGCTTCCAGATCCTCCTCGAAGCGGAGTTCGTCGAGCAAGAAGAGCCGGAGACGGGAGTACTACGACGGTGACTCGTCCCCCGAGAGCCTTCAGGATTCGTCTCCCAGAACCCCGACACAGGCGCCACCCTTCCCGCCACCCTTCGCTGTGCATGACAAGCCCCCAGGGCCACCTCAGGTTTACCCCGAGAACGACATCACTCCGTCCGCAACACCAATGACCGATATGGGTCCCCCGACcgaccctcctcccccgccgccgccgccgccgccacccgtTGACGTCCAGGAAGCACCGCGCGTCGATTATCTTTTGCAAAATGGCGGACTCATACAACCGATCCCCAAGACATTTCTCTCCGTCCTGCCCCGGCAAAATGGCGCCAGGCCATCTAACCCACCCCTAGTTGGCCCGCAGACTTTGTTCGCGCCATTCTTCAACCTGTTGGACCAGTATAATTCGGTCCTCAACCGTAACGGCTCCGTGGCAGTCGCGACCGGGCACCGATCAGTAGCTCGGCGTCTGCTGGACCGTCTTGAAAACGTATTCTCGAGAGAGCTCCCTGAGCACGGATGCACCTGTGTGGTCTGCGAACGGGGTCCCGATATTCAGCATCGCGGTTTGGGCTGGGGGGAAGTCCTTGAATGGGTCAGCGGTCGTATCGATCTTCCCCAGTGGCCACCGTTCGACCTGGCAAGCTTGGGATCCAAGGCTGCGGAAGTGTCCGCGGAGTTACCACCCCGGCCCGACTCGCCGGTCAAGATCGATCCTGATATCGCCGAGGAATTTCGCGAGCACTATCTCAGACAGTCTAAGAAGGTTAGGGGGGCTGTGGACAAGTGGCTCAACACCTGCGGTGAAACGACGGCGCCACCGCCTCAGGACGTAGATGACGAGACTCTGACGTTTGCCATACTGACGAACTTGGACCCTGAAGACCAACCGTACTTCAATGCCATACTTGTGGGTTCCAACCATCCCAAGCCCGCAACAAGAGCACCAACGCCGTTGCACCGCGCGCGCCCTGACCTCCTCGTCAGGGCAGGCTTGGCTCTGCAACGTCTCTACCGATTGACGCAAGTGCCGCgagacgccgaggtcgccatgTACCTCGTCAAGAACCCTCACACCCACGACCTTCTCGTCACAATGTCCGATATCAACACGCAAGAATGGGAAATCTTGACTTCTGGCAGGTTCGACGGTTTCCTCTGGTCCGGagccgatggcgacgatggttCCACTCCCACAGCTGAATCGCGCGGCGCCACCCCCGCGAGCAACTACGTCCCCTCTAGACCTTCTACGATGAGCCCGGGCGTTCGAGGAACGCCAGGCTTCCCAGGATCTCGCAATACGACGCCGTTCTCGGCCTACTCCCGCGGCGCCACTCCGGCGTCTTTCGTTAGCAACGCgtcgtccgcggcggcgaaTCGTCAAGCAGTATCCCgggacgaggagatggagatggccgtcCTCGCAGAGGTGGAGCGGGAAATTTATCAGGGCATGGAGGCGCTGGAAGATGCCTTTGAGGCGCTCCACCTCAAGGCTGAAGTCGTCCGGACGGGCTTGCGCaaccgcggcgccggcctgaTGCACAGCCTCCAGAGCCGCCGGCGCATCGACGTCCTCCCTATCCCGGGCTCCGGTAACTCGCAATCATCGGGCTACGAGCGCCCTAGTTGGGCGCAGGGCGATTACGACGCCAACAGCGACAGCGAGTGGGGAGGCGACGATTTTGAGCTCGCCCCAGACGACTCGGCGAGCAACATCAGCAGCTCGCGGCACCGACGGCCCAAGAGGCGGACCGAGAGGAGGACGCCAGCGCCGAttgaggaggatgaagaggaaaacTGA
- a CDS encoding Trichothecene efflux pump, whose product MATASSSADHVDVARNQGEGGAREHNRQDANTDVSNLPGNVESLIHLDGTARQIEIQIRGHPEHWSNRTFVFIMVAQNLGSFAACSGWVAFANSRNHVNTELRLPENDHQLSTMWLLGSSIGFLLVGRLSDLFGRRWFIVCASFLGAIGSILGWFGSSIGVHIAANICNGIAAAAQISFAFVVGELVPVEVRALYFPATLLAPCVAAFVLPAVTPTASLDNTTAWRRNYCLGTICAFFSAWIYLWCYFPPSYRQLNVAGGSMLQMVKSVDIIGIFFFIFGCVLTLFGLSCIGPAYQWGRYEVVGMLLGGGTSFLAFFIHEVFFCRTQALLPPKLFRNRHYVALVNNAVFASMTYSVVYVLWPTIVGKVFDENPDAISNAIAWQAAILGGSLWYGMALAGTFLSLFHLAKSICLISASVAMIVLGCLGGMQLDELIQITVLVALLCVAIGFIENVAITGVTYVWDAQDIGLAFGVLGCLCSLSCAFAQVGFASILD is encoded by the exons ATGGCAACCGCTTCATCCTCGGCAGACCATGTCGATGTGGCAAGAAAtcagggcgagggcggcgcaCGCGAGCACAACCGCCAAGATGCAAACACGGACGTCAGCAACTTGCCTGGCAATGTTGAATCACTAATACATTTGGATGGGACAGCCCGTCAGATTGAAATTCAGATACGTGGCCATCCCGAACATTGGTCCAACAGGACTTTCGTCTTCATCATGGTG GCTCAAAATCTGGGAAGTTTTGCTGCTTGCTCGGGATGGGTGGCCTTTGCAAACAGCCG AAATCATGTCAATACGGAACTGCGACTACCGGAAAATGACCATCAATTGTCCACCATGTGGTTGTTGGGCAGTTCCATTGGGTTCCTGCTAGTCGGTCGACTTTCGGATTTATTTGGACGCAGGTGGTTCATTGTCTGCGCCTCCTTTCTCGGGGCCATCGGCAGCATCCTTGGCTGGTTTGGCAGCAGTATCGGGGTTCATATCGCAGCCAATATTTGCAATGGTATTGCAGCAGCTGCCCAAATCTCATTCGCCTTCGTGGTCGGAGAGCTCGTCCCGGTCGAAGTCAGGGCGCTCTACTTCCCTGCCACACTCCTGGCTCCCTGTGTCGCCGCTTTTGTCCTCCCTGCCGTTACACCAACCGCTTCGCTCGATAACACTACAGCATGGCGTCGGAACTACTGCTTAGGAACCATCTGTGCATTCTTCTCTGCATGGATATACCTTTGGTGTTACTTCCCACCGTCGTACAGACAGCTCAACGTCGCCGGAGGGTCCATGCTCCAGATGGTCAAAAGCGTGgacatcatcggcatcttTTTCTTCATTTTCGGCTGCGTTTTAACGCTGTTTGGACTCTCTTGTATAGGACCTGCTTACCAATGGGGAAGATACGAGGTGGTTGGTATGCTACTCGGAGGCGGTACATCTTTTTTGGCATTCTTCATCCACG AAGTGTTCTTTTGCAGGACGCAGGCCCTGCTGCCTCCAAAGCTGTTCAGAAATCGCCACTACGTTGCCCTTGTCAACAATGCTGTCTTCGCTTCGATGACGTATTCGGTTGTCTATGTCCTCTGGCCAACCATCGTAGGGAAAGTCTTTGACGAGAACCCGGATGCCATCTCGAACGCCATTGCTTGGCAAGCGGCCATTCTGGGCGGCTCGCTCTGGTACGGCATGGCTCTCGCAGGCACCTTTCTAAGTTTGTTTCACCTAGCTAAATCAATATGCCTTATTTCGGCATCTGTGGCCATGATTGTGCTGGGCTGCTTGGGCGGCATGCAATTGGATGAACTGATCCAAATCACAGTATTGGTAGCCTTGTTGTGCGTAG CCATTGGTTTCATCGAGAATGTTGCGATTACAGGCGTGACATATGTCTGGGACGCACAGGACATCGGGCTGGCTTTCGGCGTTCTTGGTTGCCTGTGTAGCTTGAGCTGTGCTTTCGCCCAGGTCGGGTTCGCTTCCATCTTGGACTAG
- a CDS encoding Aspartate-semialdehyde dehydrogenase: MGEFPVKKCGVLGCTGSVGQRFILLLSQHPYLKLAAVGASSRSAGKKYRDAVRWKQASPMGAVADLVVRECKASEFSDCDVVFSGLDSDVAGEIEMEFLKANLAVFSNAKNYRRDPLVPLVVPTVNLPHLDLIPHQRKQHGLEKGFLVCNSNCAVIGLVIPFAALQAAFGPVDQVSVVTMQAVSGAGYPGVSSMDMIDNVVPFISGEEDKLETEAQKILGTITSDLTAFEDQTDLKVSASCNRVPVLDGHTACVSLRFARRPAPSAEDVKKALREYVSDAQRLGCPSAPESPIVVFDEPDRPQPRLDRDLGRGYSVSVGRVREDESGIFDLKFVALSHNTVIGAAGSSILNAEAAVLKGFV; the protein is encoded by the exons ATGGGCGAATTCCCAGTAAAGAAGTGCG GCGTCCTCGGGTGCACCGGCTCCGTCGGCCAGCGCTTCATCCTTCTGCTCTCGCAGCACCCGTACCTCAagcttgccgccgttggcgccTCCTCTCGCTCGGCCGGCAAGAAATACCGCGACGCCGTGCGGTGGAAGCAGGCTTCGCCCATGGGCGCTgtggccgacctcgtcgtgcGCGAGTGCAAGGCTTCCGAGTTCAGCGACTGCGACGTCGTTTTTAGCGGTCTGGACTCGGACGTTGCTGGCGAAATTG AGATGGAATTCCTCAAGGCCAAcctggccgtcttctccaacgcCAAGAACTACCGCCGCGACCCCCTCGTCCCCCTCGTTGTCCCCACCGTCAACCTGCCTCACCTCGACCTCATCCCCCACCAGCGCAAGCAACATGGTCTCGAGAAGGGCTTCCTCGTCTGCAACTCCAACtgcgccgtcatcggcctcgtcatcccCTTCGCCGCTCTCCAGGCCGCCTTCGGCCCCGTCGACCAAGTTTCTGTCGTCACCATGCAGGCCGTCTCCGGCGCGGGCTACCCCGGCGTCTCCTCCATGGACATGATCGATAACGTCGTGCCTTTCATctcgggcgaggaggacaagcTCGAGACCGAGGCCCAGAAGATTCTCGGCACCATCACCTCGGACCTCACCGCCTTCGAGGACCAGACCGATCTCAAGGTCAGCGCCTCGTGCAACCGCGtccccgtcctcgacggccacaCTGCTTGTGTCTCGCTCAGGTTCGCTCGCCGTCCGGCCCCttcggccgaggacgtcaaGAAGGCCCTGCGCGAGTATGTCTCCGACGCTCAGCGCCTCGGCTGCCCCTCAGCCCCCGAGAGCCCtatcgtcgtcttcgacgaGCCCGACCGCCCCCAGCCCCGCCTCGaccgcgacctcggccgcggctACAGCGTTAGCGTCGGCCGCGTGCGTGAGGATGAGAGCGGCATCTTCGACCTCAAGTTCGTCGCCCTCAGCCACAAcaccgtcatcggcgccgctggctcctccatcctcaacgccgaggccgccgtgctcaaGGGCTTTGTCTAG
- a CDS encoding Sulfate adenylyltransferase, with product MANSPHGGVLKDLFARDAPRHSELLAEADKLPSLVLTERHLCDLELILNGGFSPLEGFMTEKDYNGVVKNNRLADGNLFSMPITLDVSQKSIDELSIKPGARITLRDLRDDRNLAILTVEDVYKPDRTVEAIEVFGSDDDTHPGVKHLFNNTNDFYVGGKLEAIQRLAHYDFLDLRYTPAELRLHFEKLGWNKVVAFQTRNPMHRAHRELTVRAARSQQANVLIHPVVGLTKPGDIDHFTRVRVYKALLPRYPNGMAALALLPLAMRMGGPREAIWHAIIRKNHGATHFIVGRDHAGPGKNKNGKDHYGPYDAQVAVQKYSDELGITMVEFQEMIYIPDRDEYQPANEIAPGTHTANISGTELRNRLKTGKEIPAWFSYPEVVKVLREQNPLPAQKGFTIFLTGYQNSGKDQIAKALQVTLNQGGGRSVSLLLGETVRHELSSELGFSREDRDKNVARIAFVASELTRAGAAVIAAPIAPYDDARKQARELVEKSGPFFLVHVATPLEYAEKTDKRGIYQKARAGEIKGFTGVDDPYEAPAKADLVVDVEKQTVRSIVHQIVLLLESQGLLDRL from the exons ATGGCCAACTCTCcccacggcggcgtcctcaAGGACCTCTTCGCGCGCGATGCGCCGCGCCACTCCGAGCTCCTCGCTGAAGCCGACAAGCTCCCTTCCCTCGTCCTGACCGAGCGCCACCTTTGCGATCTCGAGCTGATCCTCAACGGCGGTTTCTCTCCCCTCGAAG GCTTCATGACCGAGAAGGACTACAATGG CGTTGTCAAGAACAACCGCCTCGCTGATGGCAACCTCTTCTCCATGCCCATCACTCTTGATGTGTCCCAGAAGAGCATTGACGAGCTCTCCATCAAGCCCGGTGCCCGTATCACCCTGCGCGATCTGAGAGACGACCGCAACTTGGCCATTCTTACTGTCGAGGATGTATACAAGCCCGACAG AACCGTTGAGGCCATCGAGGTTTTCGGCAGCGACGATGACACTCACCCTGGTGTCAAGCACCtcttcaacaacaccaacgacTTCTACGTCGGTGGTaagctcgaggccatccagCGCCTCGCCCACTACGACTTCTTGGACCTCAGAT ACACTCCTGCCGAGTTGAGACTGCACTTTGAGAAGCTCGGCTGGAACAAGGTTGTTGCTTTCCAGACCCGCAACCCCATGCACCGCGCTCACAGAGAACTCACGGTCCGCGCCGCCCGATCTCAACAAGCCAATGTCCTCATCCaccccgtcgtcggcctgaCCAAGCCCGGTGACATCGACCACTTCACCCGTGTCCGAGTCTACAaggccctcctccccagATACCCCAACGGCATGGCCGCGCTGGCCCTGCTGCCCCTGGCCATGCGCATGGGTGGTCCTCGCGAGGCCATTTGGCACGCCATCATCCGCAAGAACCACGGCGCGACCCACTTCATTGTCGGCCGTGACCACGCCGGCCCCGGTAAGAACAAGAACGGCAAGGACCACTATGGCCCGTACGACGCGCAAGTCGCCGTCCAGAAGTACTCTGACGAGCTCGGCATCACCATGGTCGAGTTCCAGGAGATGATCTACATCCCCGACCGCGACGAGTACCAGCCCGCCAACGAGATTGCCCCCGGCACCCACACGGCCAACATCTCGGGCACCGAGCTGCGCAACCGCCTCAAGACGGGCAAGGAGATCCCCGCCTGGTTCTCGTACcccgaggtcgtcaaggtccTGCGCGAGCAGAACCCCCTGCCGGCCCAGAAGGGTTTCACTATCTTCCTCACCGGCTACCAGAACAGCGGAAAGGACCAGATCGCCAAGGCGCTGCAGGTCACGCTCAaccagggcggcggccgctcCGTTTCCTTGCTCCTCGGCGAGACGGTCCGCCATGAGCTGTCCTCTGAGCTCGGCTTCAGCCGCGAAGACCGCGACAAGAACGTCGCGCGCATCGCCTTTGTCGCGTCCGAGTTGAcgcgcgccggcgccgccgtcatcgcggCCCCCATCGCCCCCTATGACGATGCCCGCAAGCAAGCgcgcgagctcgtcgagaagtCGGGtcccttcttcctcgtccatgtcgccaCCCCCCTCGAGTATgccgagaagacggacaAGCGCGGCATCTACCAGAAGGCGCGCGCTGGCGAGATCAAGGGCTTcaccggcgtcgacgaccccTACGAGGCGCccgccaaggccgaccttgtcgtcgatgtcgagaagCAGACGGTCCGCTCCATTGTCCACCAGATCGTGCTGCTCCTTGAGAGCCAGGGTCTCCTGGACCGTTTGTAA